The Geothrix sp. DNA segment GGGCGCCAGGATGGTGACCTGCTTGGGGTGCGCCCGGAGCACGCGCTCCGTGAGCTGCACCAGGTAGTCCAGTCCGCCCGCCACCTGCAGGGTGGCCGAGGCAGTCACCACCGCGAGGATGATGAGCATCACGTCGATGGGGGGCACGCCCGGCGCCACGCGGAAGCCGAGCACCAGCACGGCCACGCCCAGGCCGCCGATGAGGCCGAGGGCGACGCCGCCCTTGCGGATGCCGATGAGGATGGCGCCCAGCACGAGCACGAATTGGATCCAGAACATCAAGGCGGGGGACATGGCCGGTTCTCCTGTTTTCATGCGCTCGTGGTCTGACCACTGACGCCGGACTGTGAAAAGCGTAGCAGATATCGTGGTAATGAATGAGTCGGGGGTGGTTTTTTAAGTTGCTTTAAGGTCCTGCCCCACCCCGGGCCGGGCGCCTGTCCATGAGTCGTCCCGGCGCAGGGCCCCATGCCAGGATAGGATGGCCCCTTCTGGATGCCACCCGTGAGCCCCCTTCCTTTCCACCTCGTGACGCTCACCCACCCCGAGTGGGAGCAGGCCCTGGCCTGCGGGCGGCGCCTGGGCGACGACGCCCTGCCCGAGCTGAGACTGGACCTCTTTCCGGAGGCGGACCCCGAGGCCCTGGTGGATGCCCTGAAGCGCCGCTGCCTGGTGACCTGCCGCCGGGTCTCCGAGGGCGGGCGCTGGCCCGATGACGACGAAGCCGGGCGCCTCGCGCGGCTGGTGAAGGCCCTCAAGGGCAGGCCGCACTGGCTGGACCTGGAGTGGGACCTTCCGGTTCCCCCCGAGATCCAGGCGGCCCGCACCCACGTGCGCCTGCTGCGCTCCATCCATGTGGCACCGGGCGTCTTCGACCTGGAGGCGCGGCTCCGGGACCTGCCCGACGGCGAGGCCTTCAAGTGGGTGGGCTGGGCGGGGCGTCTGGGCGACAGCGGCCGGCTGCGGGCACCCCTGGCCTGGGCCCGGGATCACGGCTTGCGCCTCGCGGCCTTCCTCATGGGCCCCAAGGGCCTGCCCAGCCGCGTGCTGCAAGCCGCCTGGGGCGGGGCCTTCACCTACGCAGCGCCGGACGACGGCCCCCCGGCCGCCCCGGGGCAGCTGCCCCTGGCCACCCTGCGGGACTGGCGCAGCGCCAGGCTGCATCCGGGTCATGGCCTCTGCGGCGTCATCGGCGATCCCGTCCTGCACTCCCGCGGGCCGGCCTTCCACAACCCACGCTTCCAGTACGCCTTCAAGGACCTCGTGTACCTGCCCCTCGTCTGCGGCGAGGCGGAGGAGGCCGTCGAGGCCCTGGACGCCCTCGGCATCCTGGGCCTCAGCATCACCGCACCGCTGAAGCTGGCCCTGCCCCGGGCCCTCGGCCTGGCGGGCCCACTGAATACCCTCTGGCGCCGGGCGCCCGGCGCCCCCTGGCAGGGCGCCAACACGGATGCCGAGGCCTTCGGACAGTCCCTGTCGAACCTGGCGCTGGGGCCCGTGCTGCTCCTCGGGGAAGGTGGCGTGGGCGCCACCAGCCGAGCCGTATTGGAAGCCGCGGGGCGGCCCGTGCTCCAGGCCTCCCGCCGCGCCCCGGTGACGCCGGAGGCGGTGGCCGCTTTCGCGCCCGCGGGCCTCGTCCAGGCCACCAGCCTGGGCATGGCCCCCGATGATTCCGCGCCCTTTCCGGAGCTGCTGGAGGCGGCCCGCCCGAGCGCCCGCTGGGCCGTGGAGTGGATCTACAAGGAGGACACCGCCTTCGCCCTCTGGGCGCGGGAGGCGGGACTGTCGCTGGTGGCGGGCGCGGCCCTCTTCGAGGCCCAGGCCGAGGCCCAGAGCCGGCGCTTCATCGAGGGCTGCGGCGGCGCCAGTTGAACCCGGATAGCTGCTAATTTCAACGCATGGACCTCCTGCTGGTCGAGGACAAGGACAGCTTCCGGCGCCTGCTGAGCCAGGCTCTGGCGGGCTCGCTCTGGAAGGTCGAGGCCGTGGCCGATCCCCAGGCGGCGCTGCGGGCCCTGGAGGCCCGGCCCTTCCAGGTGCTGGTCACGGACCTGCGGCTGCCGGGCATGAGCGGCCTCGAGCTGATCCGCCGGGCCCGGCGCCTGCACCCCGCCCTGCGCGTGGTGCTCATGTCGGCATTCGGCGAACCGAAGGACATCGTCGAGGCCATGCGATTGGGCGCCGACGACTTCCTGCCCAAGCCCTTTGATCTCGACGCCTTCCTGGCCCTGCTGGACCGCCTGCGGGCCCTGGTGGGGGCGCCGCCGCCGGATCCAGCCGAACCCTGGATCGCGCACAGCCCCGCCATGCAGGCCCTGGACGCGACCCTGCGCCAGGCCGCCGCCGCCCGGCTGCCCGTGGTGTTCCGGGGCCCGCGCGGGACCGGCCGCGAGCGCAGCGCCCGCCGCCTCCACACCCTCCGCCACCCGGCCGCGCCCTACCTGAGCCTGCCCGCGGCCACCCTGGGTCCCGAGGGGCCGGATCTCCCCACGCTGCAGCTCCTCGAAGGCGGCAGCCTCTTCCTGGGTGGGCTCGAGCACCTGGCCCCGGCCGCCGCCGGTCCCCTCGCCCGGACCATGGATGGCAACGCGGGGCGCCGCATCGACTGGATGGGGAGCATCGAGGCCGATGGGGTCCTGGCGCCCGAGGTCGCCCAGCGCCTGGGTTCGCTGGAGCTGCGGGTGCCGGCCCTGGTGGAACGCCGCGAGGACCTGCTGGCCCTCACCCGGCTGCTGCTGGACCAGGCCGCCCGGCGGGAGGGACGCCCGACCCCGTGGCTGGAGCGTAGCGCCGAGCGCCAGCTGCTGGAGCACGCCTGGCCGGGCCACGTCCGCGAGCTGGAGGTGCTGGTGGGGCGGACCCTCCTGTTCTCCGAAGGCCGCGCCATCCGGACCTTCCCGGGCCTGGGCCTCGGGCTGGAGGCGCCCCTCTGCCTGGCCTGGCCCGAGCCGGGCGGGCTCGAGGCCATGCTCAAGACCGTGACCCGCTCCGCCGAGGCCCAGCTCCTGCTGCGGGCCATGGATCAGGGCGGCGGGGACCTGCCCCGGGCGGCCGAGGCCCTGGGGCTGACGGTGCGGACCCTGGCCCAGCGCTTGCGGGAGCACGCCATTCCTCTGGAAGATGGAGGCACCACCTCCGCGAGTCCGATCCTTGGCGAAGGCACGCCGTCCCGGAAGGCCCCATGACCCAAGCCCCGCCCATCCTCATCCCCCCGGTCCGCAGCGCGGAGGGGATCCGTCCGGCCGCCCGGGCCGGCCTGACGGCCCTGCAGGCCGTGGTGGTGGGCAAGGAGGCCCAGGTGCGGCGCGCCTTCGCGGCCATGCTGGCCGGCGGCCACGTCCTGCTGGAGGACCTGCCTGGCGTGGGCAAGACCACCCTGGCCAAGGGCCTCTCCCGCATCCTGGGCGGCACCTTCCAGCGGGTGCAGGGCACCAACGACCTGCTGCCCTCGGACCTGCTGGGCGTGCACCTCTGGGATGCGAAGGAGCAGGGCTTCCGCTTCCAGCCCGGCCCCGTGTTCTGCCACGTGCTGCTGCTGGACGAGCTGAACCGCATCGGCCCCAAGACCCAGAGCGCCATGCTCGAGGCCATGGTCGAAGGCCAGGTCACCCTGGATCGCAGCACCCACAAGCTGCCCGAGCCCTTCTTCGTCATCGCCACCCAGAATCCGCTGGATCACGCCGGCACCTTCCCCCTGCCCGAGAGCCAGCTGGATCGCTTCTCATGCACCATCCACCTGGGCTATCCGGATCGCGCGGCGGAGCGGCGCATCCTCACCGGGGAGGCCGGGGCCGAGCGGCTGGACACCCTGTTCCCCGTGCTCGACCTGGAGGGCTGGCGCCAGGCCCGCGCCGCGGTGCGGGCCGTGAAGGTGGCCGAGGCCGTGCTCGACTACGTGGAGCGCATGGTGGAGCGCATCCGCGCCGGGGGGGGCTTCTGCTCCACCCGCGCCGCCAAGCACTGGCTGGGCCTGGCCCAGGCCGAGGCCTGGCTGGACGGCCGCGACTTCATCACGCCGGACGACCTGCAGCGCACCCTCGCCGACACCATGGCGCATCGTGGCAGCCTGGATGACCGCCGCCTCAACCGCGGCGACCGGCGCGAGCAGCTGGCCCGCCTGCTCAAGGAACTGCCCGTGGGGTGGTCCTGATGCGGGAGGACGGGTCCGTCGGCCAGCTCATCCGCGAGGCCCGCGAAGCCCGGGGCCTGAGCCTCGAGGCCCTGGCCAAGGAACTCAAGCTGCCGGTGCGCCACCTGGAGGCCATCGAGGCCGACGACTGGGTGGCCCTGCCGCCCGGCCGCCCCCGGCCCCTGGCCCGGCAGCTGGCCGAGCGGCTCGGCGTGGACCTGGAGTTCCACACCGGGGCTTTCCAGATCGTGCCGGGCGTGCAGGAACTGGAACCGCCGGACCCCCGGCGCGAGCGGCTCGAGCGCATCGTGATGGGCGCGCTCACCGGAACTTCGGTGATCGTGGTCCTGTGGCTGGTGGTGCCGGGGCCCAGCCTGGGCCACAAGCCCCCGCCCAGCTACCTCGTGGCGCTCAGCAGGCCCTCCCTGCCGCCCCCCCCGGCGCCCTCCGCCTCGCCCTATCCCGTCCTGGGGGAGCTCCTGCCCGAGGCGCCCGTGAACGAACAGGGTCTGCTGGTGAGCCTGCGGGCCATGGACACCGCCGACATCCGCATCGAGCCCCAGACCCCGGAAGGCGGCCTGCCCATGGTGCGCACCCTGCGCGTCTCGGAGGCCTGGCGGTTCCGGGTGAAGGGGGCCTTTCTCATCCGTGTCGAGAATGCCGGCGTGGTGAGCGTCGAGGTGGCCGGCCGCCGCATCCCCCATGGCCAGAGCGTCGGCGAGGGCTGGATTGGCACTTTCGACGGCGAGGGCCGCTGGCTCCGGCCGACCCAGCCTGAACTCCCGGACGAGCCCGTCGTTCCCGATGAAGATGAGGAAGTCACCCGGCCATGAGCATGCATCCCATCGTTGAACGGTTCCTCCAGGGCGGTCTGCCCGAGCCCATGGCCATGGCCCTGGTGGGGGGCAGCCTCCCCGTGCCGACCGCAGACCTGCTGCAGGCCCTGGCCCACGCCTGCCTGAGGGAGACCAATTACACCCAGCGGGGCCTGGACTTCTTCGCGACCATGCCCGAGTCCCTCCTGACCGGCGTGATGGTCGAGCGGGTGGATCCGCCCGCGCCCCTGCAGCTGGTGCTCTGCCACCGCAAGGAACCCGCCCTGCTGGAGACCACCCTACTGAACCCGGCGCTCACCGCGGCCATCGTGGAGGCCTCGGTGCCCAGCCTGCCCGGCTCGGTGCTCGAGATCGTGCTGAACAACCAGGTGCTCTGGATGGAGCGCCACCGGATCCTGGATCTGCTGGAGGAGCACCCCGAAGGCGAATACGTCATCAAGCGCCGTGTCAACGAGTTCCGCTTCGACGTGCTGCGCCTCATTCCCGAAGAGGTGAAGCGCCAGCGGCTGGAGATCATCGACGAGGTCGAGGCCGGCCACCTGGACCGCTCCTGGTCCGAGCTGCCCCTGCCCAGGGAGAAGTCGAAGGAGGAGGCCGAGGCCGAGGTCGAGACCGAGGAGATGGCCGCGGAGCGCCGCCTGCTGGCCCAGAAACCCATCCTGGACGACGAGGGCAACGAGATCACCCTCACCCTCACCCAGCGCATGATGAAGCTCACCACCAACCAGAAGATCATGCTGGCCATCAAGGGTGGCAAGGAGGAGCGCACCTTCCTCATCCGCGAGGCCAACCGCCTGATCCAGGTGAACGTGATCCGCAATGGCCGCATCACCGAGGGCGAGGTGGCCTACATCGCCAACATGCGCACCGTGAACGAGGAGGTGCTGCGG contains these protein-coding regions:
- a CDS encoding bifunctional type I 3-dehydroquinate dehydratase/shikimate dehydrogenase — its product is MSPLPFHLVTLTHPEWEQALACGRRLGDDALPELRLDLFPEADPEALVDALKRRCLVTCRRVSEGGRWPDDDEAGRLARLVKALKGRPHWLDLEWDLPVPPEIQAARTHVRLLRSIHVAPGVFDLEARLRDLPDGEAFKWVGWAGRLGDSGRLRAPLAWARDHGLRLAAFLMGPKGLPSRVLQAAWGGAFTYAAPDDGPPAAPGQLPLATLRDWRSARLHPGHGLCGVIGDPVLHSRGPAFHNPRFQYAFKDLVYLPLVCGEAEEAVEALDALGILGLSITAPLKLALPRALGLAGPLNTLWRRAPGAPWQGANTDAEAFGQSLSNLALGPVLLLGEGGVGATSRAVLEAAGRPVLQASRRAPVTPEAVAAFAPAGLVQATSLGMAPDDSAPFPELLEAARPSARWAVEWIYKEDTAFALWAREAGLSLVAGAALFEAQAEAQSRRFIEGCGGAS
- a CDS encoding sigma-54-dependent transcriptional regulator — encoded protein: MDLLLVEDKDSFRRLLSQALAGSLWKVEAVADPQAALRALEARPFQVLVTDLRLPGMSGLELIRRARRLHPALRVVLMSAFGEPKDIVEAMRLGADDFLPKPFDLDAFLALLDRLRALVGAPPPDPAEPWIAHSPAMQALDATLRQAAAARLPVVFRGPRGTGRERSARRLHTLRHPAAPYLSLPAATLGPEGPDLPTLQLLEGGSLFLGGLEHLAPAAAGPLARTMDGNAGRRIDWMGSIEADGVLAPEVAQRLGSLELRVPALVERREDLLALTRLLLDQAARREGRPTPWLERSAERQLLEHAWPGHVRELEVLVGRTLLFSEGRAIRTFPGLGLGLEAPLCLAWPEPGGLEAMLKTVTRSAEAQLLLRAMDQGGGDLPRAAEALGLTVRTLAQRLREHAIPLEDGGTTSASPILGEGTPSRKAP
- a CDS encoding AAA family ATPase — protein: MTQAPPILIPPVRSAEGIRPAARAGLTALQAVVVGKEAQVRRAFAAMLAGGHVLLEDLPGVGKTTLAKGLSRILGGTFQRVQGTNDLLPSDLLGVHLWDAKEQGFRFQPGPVFCHVLLLDELNRIGPKTQSAMLEAMVEGQVTLDRSTHKLPEPFFVIATQNPLDHAGTFPLPESQLDRFSCTIHLGYPDRAAERRILTGEAGAERLDTLFPVLDLEGWRQARAAVRAVKVAEAVLDYVERMVERIRAGGGFCSTRAAKHWLGLAQAEAWLDGRDFITPDDLQRTLADTMAHRGSLDDRRLNRGDRREQLARLLKELPVGWS
- a CDS encoding helix-turn-helix domain-containing protein, with the translated sequence MREDGSVGQLIREAREARGLSLEALAKELKLPVRHLEAIEADDWVALPPGRPRPLARQLAERLGVDLEFHTGAFQIVPGVQELEPPDPRRERLERIVMGALTGTSVIVVLWLVVPGPSLGHKPPPSYLVALSRPSLPPPPAPSASPYPVLGELLPEAPVNEQGLLVSLRAMDTADIRIEPQTPEGGLPMVRTLRVSEAWRFRVKGAFLIRVENAGVVSVEVAGRRIPHGQSVGEGWIGTFDGEGRWLRPTQPELPDEPVVPDEDEEVTRP